Within Candidatus Neomarinimicrobiota bacterium, the genomic segment CTCGGGCGCACTGGAGCAATGAGCTGGTCAAATCCGGCATGATGACCTATTTCCTTCATGATCCTGACCATGAGGGAGCTCAGGCCAACACCCCGTTGATCCGGAAGTATTTGGATAGCCAGGGCACAGAGGAGGTTCGGTGACTCATCACTTGTCATACCTGATTCCAGAGCCCAGTCCCAGCCCTCATCAGGAAGATTCTGAAGCTCACCTGTCCAGTGGACCGGTATACTGTTTCCCACAGCAACCCACTGATGGGATGTCTTGTTGAGGAGCGCGAACTGGAAATTGGCAAATTTATCATTCAGAGTGTACCAGTATTGATTGGCAACTTCATCATGCAGCATAAACTCCGGCCAGGACACCAGGCTTACTTCGTCTGCAGCATCGACAAAACCTTTAACTTCTCCTGCTGTCACAAGCTGAAGATCGCGTTTTTCTAGTTCTGTGTTCAGGGTAGAGGTGAGCATCAGGTTAGATCCTGGAGTGGGAATTGAAGGCGGGTCATTCAGATTGTTTTTCTGCAGACAGCTTGCTTACCATGAATACGTGTATCTTTTTATCCTCTTCCATGATATGGTTAACGACCCATTTATTCACTAAGTAACGAAAGTTGCTGAGAATATCAGCCATATGGTGAGCGCTGGTTAGATATTGGTTCATGTCGGCCACAATAGCTGCATGCTTTTTATGATGATCCTCATATTCCGGATAAGCCGAGTTCTGCATGAATTCCTCTTCCCGGGTAAAGTGATATTTGACATAATCATACAACTCGCGGATCGCCTGCTTTATTTCTTCAACATCACGATTTGGACGATTCAGTTCCAACACCCGGTTTGCAATGGCTAATAAGGTTTTATGGTCTTCGTCTATCTGACCATTGTCGATCTGCATATCTTCGGTCCACTTGAACACAATACCTTCCTCCAGCAATTAAGTCTGGAAGATAATACTTTTGACTGTTATTATCCAGAGGTGTCATTGATTATATTCACTGCTAAATAAACTTCAACATGCTGCGACTATCCAATTCCCGCCATTTCTGAATACTCAGCATATTTATCCAGTACAATATTGCGAATTCTCGCATGGATTCCTTTTCGCAAGTGGGGATCATGCTGGATCAGAGTAAAGGCTGCTTTACGAGCCTCTTTTAGAATATCTCCATCCCATAGAATATTGGCAATTTTTAGAGCTGGCAATCCAGATTGCCGGGTGCCAAAAACATCTCCGGCACCCCGCAGGCGGAGATCTTCTTCTGCAATTTTGAACCCGTCAAGGGTTTCCACCATAATGTTCAGGCGATCCAGGGAATCAGGACTCATTTTCCGATGGACCAGGACACAGACCCCGCGATGTTCTCCTCGACCGATCCGCCCCCGAAGCTGGTGTAGTTGTGCCAAGCCAAACCGCTCTGCATTCTCAATGAGCATAACGGTGGCATTGGGAATATCAATTCCCACCTCGATCACTGTGGTACTTACCAACAACTGGATCTCATTCCGGGAAAATGACTGCATAATGGCATCTTTTTCATCAGAGCTCATTCTGCCGTGGAGCAAAGCCACCTTGTATGCGTTAAATTCAGCCTTGAATTTTTCGTAACCCAGAGTGGCTGCTTCCAAATCGATCTTTTCAGATTCCTCAATGAGTGGATAAACTACAAAAGCCTGCCGTCCCGCTTTTAGTTCTGACTGGATGAATTCGTGAACTTTTGGCAGGATGTGCACATCCACCTTGCGGGTGATGATCTTCTGGCGTCCGGCGGGAAGTTCATCAATAATTGAAACTGCCAAGTCACCAAAAAGGGTCATGGACAATGTCCGGGGAATGGGTGTGGCAGTCATGACCAATACATCAGCCTCAGTTGCTTTTTCCAACAATTCGCCTCGTTGCAATACCCCAAATCGATGCTGTTCATCAATAACCACAAACTGCAGATTTTTAAATTGCACCTTTCCCTGGATCAGAGCGTGGGTTCCAATGGCCACATGGTAATAGCCTTCCTTTAGAGCTTTGCGCAGATCCCGCTTCTGGGTCACCGTTTGAGAACCGATCAATAACACTACCCTGATCGGGGTTCCATCAAAAAACTTGACTGCATTCTTGAAGTGTTGTTCTGCCAGAATTTCAGTAGGAGCCATAATAGCTGTTTGATAGCCATTTCCAGCAGCAATGGCAGCCCCTAAAAGACTGATTACCGTTTTTCCGGAGCCCACATCCCCCTGTAATAAACGATTCATGGGGTGGGACGATTTAAGGTCCTCCCAAATCTCATTCATGACCCGTTTCTGGGCTTTGGTCAATTCAAAGGGTAGCTTTTCATATTGAGAGGCCATGTATTCACCAAAACCATCGAACCTGTTTTGTTTAACGGTTTCAACCTGACTCTGGCGGCGCACTGCCAGCAATAACTGCATAAAAAATAATTCGTTGAATTTGAGTCGATGCCGGGCATTTTTCAGAGCCTCCATGTTAGGGGGGAAATGGATGTCCCGAACAGCTTCACCAAGACCCATCAATTTGAATCGCCCCAATAGCTCTATGGGCAAAAATTCTTCCAGGCGGTTTTCGATACCTTCCATGAGGGGACGCAGGAGTCTTCGAAATCCACGGCTGTCCAGCCCGGCTGACTGCAGCTTTTGACCAGAGGGATAAAGGGGAACAATGATTCCAGTGTTGATGGGGTTGGTGCCTTCTTCAGAAAGAATATCAAAGTCCGGATGAACCATCTGAAAGCCACCATAAAAATCGACTTTACCGCTGACTGCTACAACATCGCCTTTTTTAAAGCGTTTCTGGATCCAATGAGCACCATTGAACCAGCGACACTTCAAATACCCCCTTTCATCCGCCACTACCATTTCAAAATAGGAGCGTCTTTTGCCGCGCCGCATTTGGCTTCCGCTGACCTTCCCCACGACAGTGGCACTGGTATCTCTACGAAGATCTGTTGTAAAGGTAACGGTGGAGCGATCGAGATAACGCCGGGGAAAGTGTTCCAGGAGATCACCCCGCGTGAAAATACCAACCTCTGCCAACGCCTCGGTCTTGCGTGATCCAACCCCCTTCAGGGAACTGATATGAGTTTCAAGGTTCATATAATTTCAATTTAAGAGCGAGTTTGTAAATCGAAACTGTGAATTTTGCTTATTGCCTGAAACACAGAGTTATCCAAAATATCTTTTTCACAGATTTACGCAGATCAGCACAGATTATAGTCTTGCTTGGCGAATCACCTTGCGTGCAGTCTGAACTAAGCATTTTTTTGGCTTTGCCATTGATTCTTCAACTGATTCTGCAACCTCACTAATACTATAAACCGAATCAATTCCATGCTCAAACACTGCTTCGAAGCCCGCCCTTTTTGTACCAACTATGGCAATCACCGGAACGGAAAAGGATTTGGCGATTCGGGCAACAGCTACTGGTAATTTGCCATGGATGGTCTGACTATCCATACAGCCCTCCCCGGTGATGACCAGATCGATAGCATTTTTCTCAAACAGCTGTTTAAACCCGATCCAGTCCATGACCAGGTTTGCTCCCGAGTGCATTCTTCCATTCAAAAAGGCTAACAGGCCAGCACCAAAACCACCTGCGGCACCAGCGCCGGAAATTGCGGACACGGATCGCTCAAAATGTTGCTCCACTACTGTGTTAAAATGTTTCAAAGCATGCTCAAGACCGAGAAGTGCCTTTGGGGCCGCTCCTTTTTGAGGGGCATACATGTAGGTTGCACCAGTGCTGCCCAGGAGTGGGTTATCTACATCAGAGGCAATCAGAAATTCAACATTATCCAGCAGTATATGCCGTCTACTGATATCGATATGCTCCACTCGGGCTAACTCGCTGCAGCCAAAGCCAATTTCAACACCTCGCTCATCTTTAAACGAAAAGCCAAGAGCCTGCAGTGCGCCGACTCCATAATCATTGGTAGCACTGCCACCGATGCCCATAATGATCCGTCGACAGCCTTGTTCCAGAGCATTTTTGATCAGTTCACCGGTTCCATAGGTTGTCGTAATATCGGGATCTCTTCGATTATCTGGAACGAGGGTCAAGCCCGAAGCTTCGGCCATCTCGATCACAGCGGTTTGCTCATCTCCCAGGATACCATAATGGGCTATAATCGGCTCCCCCAATGGATCACTGACCTCCAGAGAGATATAACGTCCAGATGTATTCAGGACAAGAGCATCAATGGTTCCTTCGCCGCCGTCGGCCAAGGGGGCTTTGATCACTTTTGAATCAGGTGACTGCTTCAGAATTCCCTTTTCAAGGGCGTCACAGACATCCCTTGAGCTAATCGACCCCTTAAAGGAATCGGGTGCAACAATAATGGTGAACCCTTTTTTCACTTTAAACTCTCATTGAAAGACAGCTCAAACCATCATCCAGTT encodes:
- a CDS encoding GNAT family N-acetyltransferase; translated protein: MLTSTLNTELEKRDLQLVTAGEVKGFVDAADEVSLVSWPEFMLHDEVANQYWYTLNDKFANFQFALLNKTSHQWVAVGNSIPVHWTGELQNLPDEGWDWALESGMTSDESPNLLCALAIQILPDQRGVGLSSLMVRIMKEIGHHAGFDQLIAPVRPSQKCDYPLLSMETYIGWQKDDKCFDPWIRVHERLGAQIMKICPQSMQISGRVKEWQDWTGLSFQSSSTYIISSALTTVKIDIANDSGIYTEPNVWMVHRYNNQKV
- a CDS encoding glycerate kinase codes for the protein MKKGFTIIVAPDSFKGSISSRDVCDALEKGILKQSPDSKVIKAPLADGGEGTIDALVLNTSGRYISLEVSDPLGEPIIAHYGILGDEQTAVIEMAEASGLTLVPDNRRDPDITTTYGTGELIKNALEQGCRRIIMGIGGSATNDYGVGALQALGFSFKDERGVEIGFGCSELARVEHIDISRRHILLDNVEFLIASDVDNPLLGSTGATYMYAPQKGAAPKALLGLEHALKHFNTVVEQHFERSVSAISGAGAAGGFGAGLLAFLNGRMHSGANLVMDWIGFKQLFEKNAIDLVITGEGCMDSQTIHGKLPVAVARIAKSFSVPVIAIVGTKRAGFEAVFEHGIDSVYSISEVAESVEESMAKPKKCLVQTARKVIRQARL
- the recG gene encoding ATP-dependent DNA helicase RecG translates to MNLETHISSLKGVGSRKTEALAEVGIFTRGDLLEHFPRRYLDRSTVTFTTDLRRDTSATVVGKVSGSQMRRGKRRSYFEMVVADERGYLKCRWFNGAHWIQKRFKKGDVVAVSGKVDFYGGFQMVHPDFDILSEEGTNPINTGIIVPLYPSGQKLQSAGLDSRGFRRLLRPLMEGIENRLEEFLPIELLGRFKLMGLGEAVRDIHFPPNMEALKNARHRLKFNELFFMQLLLAVRRQSQVETVKQNRFDGFGEYMASQYEKLPFELTKAQKRVMNEIWEDLKSSHPMNRLLQGDVGSGKTVISLLGAAIAAGNGYQTAIMAPTEILAEQHFKNAVKFFDGTPIRVVLLIGSQTVTQKRDLRKALKEGYYHVAIGTHALIQGKVQFKNLQFVVIDEQHRFGVLQRGELLEKATEADVLVMTATPIPRTLSMTLFGDLAVSIIDELPAGRQKIITRKVDVHILPKVHEFIQSELKAGRQAFVVYPLIEESEKIDLEAATLGYEKFKAEFNAYKVALLHGRMSSDEKDAIMQSFSRNEIQLLVSTTVIEVGIDIPNATVMLIENAERFGLAQLHQLRGRIGRGEHRGVCVLVHRKMSPDSLDRLNIMVETLDGFKIAEEDLRLRGAGDVFGTRQSGLPALKIANILWDGDILKEARKAAFTLIQHDPHLRKGIHARIRNIVLDKYAEYSEMAGIG
- a CDS encoding hemerythrin family protein; this encodes MFKWTEDMQIDNGQIDEDHKTLLAIANRVLELNRPNRDVEEIKQAIRELYDYVKYHFTREEEFMQNSAYPEYEDHHKKHAAIVADMNQYLTSAHHMADILSNFRYLVNKWVVNHIMEEDKKIHVFMVSKLSAEKQSE